The following proteins are encoded in a genomic region of Vibrio tasmaniensis:
- a CDS encoding TnsD family Tn7-like transposition protein, with the protein MQLPKALPDESLFSRICRYLAICECTLEQALQQLVGDGRASIHPYLTSNIRTTAQFTEESPEVLLSRQTLRPLFAYYLPQYCTVIEDVTAGSNDIIRASQLSTFRDKERLSVKHCPLCAKDDVYNFGVAYWHLTHQVPGVEACPKHGTWLVHNELSDRSHANGHLLPDTGIQPISCNELASAFSLFVFNKVKSIQREKRSGEVWSDTYLRQLHTNGGLTQSGRVKRKKIAKELFELSEELFPTDFDLSPKFSEDYRFVSSLLSAQYPQHPFKHLLFEFYLSRCQSEDESEASILNVQEVQTNKEEQCCDLLKSGLSMAAVSREINKSRCYVKSIALKNNIPVNLKPKIITPSLKAAVVKLAKKGFHRDVLAKRHGISTGSIELIISTTAGLVECRKRFKAESLRRRYRCQILRFIAANPNAFRQEVKRALEAAFYWLYTHERDWLESVLPAAIQTQHVDRVDWHLRDEELVGEVRELIISSNSKLSRTELDRCLGGHGWLTSKLTKLPQTSAFLREEGLIPLNK; encoded by the coding sequence ATGCAGCTGCCTAAAGCACTACCTGATGAGTCTCTCTTTAGCCGTATATGCCGTTATTTGGCTATTTGTGAATGTACCCTTGAACAAGCTCTGCAACAACTTGTAGGTGATGGGAGAGCTTCCATTCATCCTTACTTAACATCAAACATTCGAACCACTGCTCAGTTCACAGAAGAATCACCAGAAGTGCTTTTATCACGTCAAACTCTCCGCCCTCTATTTGCTTATTATTTACCACAATATTGTACTGTTATTGAGGACGTCACTGCTGGTTCAAATGACATCATAAGAGCGAGCCAACTCTCTACATTTCGTGATAAAGAACGTTTATCTGTAAAGCACTGCCCTTTATGCGCTAAAGATGATGTATACAATTTTGGTGTTGCTTATTGGCACCTTACTCATCAGGTTCCAGGTGTCGAGGCGTGCCCAAAACATGGCACTTGGTTAGTTCACAATGAGCTCTCAGATCGTAGCCATGCTAATGGTCATTTACTTCCTGATACCGGAATACAACCTATTAGTTGTAATGAGCTAGCGAGTGCGTTCTCACTGTTTGTATTCAACAAAGTAAAAAGTATTCAGCGTGAGAAACGAAGCGGTGAGGTTTGGTCTGATACTTACCTTCGACAGCTGCATACCAATGGTGGTTTAACACAAAGTGGTCGAGTCAAAAGGAAAAAGATAGCCAAAGAGTTATTTGAATTATCAGAAGAGTTGTTCCCCACTGATTTCGATCTCTCCCCCAAGTTTTCAGAAGACTATCGTTTTGTTTCATCTCTGCTTTCTGCGCAGTACCCTCAACATCCATTTAAGCATCTATTGTTCGAGTTCTATTTATCTCGCTGTCAGTCCGAAGATGAATCTGAAGCTAGTATCTTGAACGTTCAGGAAGTTCAAACAAACAAAGAGGAACAATGTTGTGATTTGTTGAAGTCTGGATTATCAATGGCAGCAGTAAGTCGAGAGATTAATAAAAGTAGGTGTTATGTGAAAAGCATCGCTTTGAAGAACAACATTCCGGTTAACTTGAAACCTAAGATAATCACCCCAAGCCTTAAAGCTGCTGTAGTTAAGTTGGCTAAAAAAGGTTTTCATCGTGATGTATTGGCTAAACGTCATGGTATTTCAACAGGTAGTATAGAGCTGATTATCTCTACGACAGCAGGGCTAGTTGAATGTCGAAAAAGGTTTAAGGCTGAATCTTTACGGCGTAGATATCGTTGTCAAATATTGCGATTTATTGCTGCAAATCCGAATGCTTTCCGACAAGAAGTTAAACGCGCTCTTGAAGCTGCATTTTATTGGTTGTATACCCATGAGCGCGACTGGCTTGAAAGTGTACTTCCTGCTGCTATTCAAACTCAACATGTAGACCGAGTAGATTGGCATCTGCGAGATGAGGAACTTGTTGGAGAGGTTCGCGAGTTGATAATTTCTTCAAATTCTAAATTGTCCCGTACCGAATTGGATAGATGCTTAGGTGGGCACGGTTGGTTGACCTCCAAGCTTACAAAGCTGCCTCAGACTAGTGCTTTCCTTCGAGAGGAAGGCTTAATTCCATTGAATAAGTAG
- a CDS encoding ATP-binding protein — protein sequence MRIEPASYKDAILPEHRGNPLIEALPVKETWESVMEVFSNYPDYSEEIAEHPDPLVRDEYLNRIEEIRQPLTDYEECFRAVERAIKKGYSAKNPLSPSTAQFLHYLVDERPNIKPRTGYFKPKGDGLTLIGESGVGKTSMVEQVLEYFPTVIVHESYKGHPLELRKQVVWIKVDCPSNSSVRDLCEEILSTLDLTLDRERTKPAGTIGELIRQLERSIKSSFLGMLVIDEMQNLKFKRTGGENNLLKFLHRLMNKLGVPLFFVANPPFDKSLIKELKAARRAESGYHHTMSVLTRNSISWNAFIDQLWQYQWTNVYTELTEELNDALHTLSVGNIDMASRTYREAQRLVIGADDERITPATLESGNAVACGLSRQTEEVKNLKVAISLPKGRKRSTRSIENPVVKTVDKTGDITKPQHPEFTSKLIELVEAVDLKARIDDPNLFQQAAGLEDPMRYLRSRNIVLDDPLSELAYS from the coding sequence ATGAGAATTGAACCTGCTTCATATAAAGATGCAATTCTTCCTGAGCATCGAGGCAATCCACTTATAGAAGCTCTCCCAGTTAAGGAAACCTGGGAAAGTGTCATGGAGGTCTTTAGCAATTACCCTGACTATTCAGAAGAAATTGCTGAACACCCAGATCCATTGGTTCGCGATGAATACCTAAATCGTATTGAAGAAATCAGGCAGCCGCTGACCGATTATGAAGAATGCTTCCGTGCTGTTGAAAGAGCTATAAAAAAGGGCTACTCGGCCAAGAATCCATTGAGCCCTTCAACTGCCCAATTCTTGCATTATTTGGTTGATGAACGACCTAATATAAAGCCGAGAACTGGGTACTTTAAACCCAAAGGAGATGGACTTACTCTAATTGGCGAAAGTGGTGTTGGTAAAACCTCAATGGTGGAGCAAGTCCTAGAATATTTTCCTACAGTAATTGTGCATGAGTCTTATAAAGGCCATCCACTCGAACTAAGAAAACAAGTTGTCTGGATAAAAGTAGACTGCCCTAGCAATTCCAGTGTTAGGGATCTCTGTGAGGAGATACTCTCTACACTCGACTTAACCCTAGATAGGGAAAGAACAAAACCAGCAGGGACAATTGGAGAGTTAATTAGGCAGCTAGAGCGGTCAATCAAATCAAGTTTTCTAGGTATGCTCGTGATTGATGAAATGCAAAATCTAAAGTTTAAAAGAACAGGTGGAGAGAACAATCTATTAAAATTCTTACATCGACTAATGAACAAGTTAGGTGTTCCACTTTTCTTTGTCGCAAACCCCCCGTTTGACAAGTCTCTAATTAAAGAGCTCAAAGCTGCTCGCCGCGCTGAAAGCGGTTATCACCATACTATGTCTGTTTTGACAAGAAACAGCATTTCATGGAACGCGTTTATAGACCAACTCTGGCAATACCAATGGACCAACGTTTATACAGAGCTTACAGAAGAGCTTAATGATGCACTTCATACACTTTCGGTTGGCAATATAGATATGGCGAGCCGTACTTACCGAGAAGCACAACGGTTAGTTATTGGAGCTGATGATGAGCGTATTACGCCTGCAACATTAGAATCAGGTAATGCTGTTGCATGCGGGCTTTCAAGACAAACTGAAGAAGTGAAAAATCTCAAAGTGGCCATTTCGCTACCCAAGGGTAGGAAACGTAGTACTCGGAGTATAGAAAACCCAGTGGTAAAAACTGTCGATAAAACAGGTGATATCACCAAACCACAGCACCCCGAGTTTACTTCTAAGCTTATTGAATTAGTTGAAGCTGTTGATTTAAAAGCTCGAATTGATGACCCTAACCTGTTCCAGCAAGCTGCAGGATTAGAGGACCCTATGCGTTACCTAAGATCTCGAAATATCGTTCTTGACGATCCACTCTCAGAACTCGCCTATAGTTAA
- a CDS encoding DDE-type integrase/transposase/recombinase: MELTRNSVWSVNDSDLLEDGLYRLLDIMQDVESVILYSLTDTSTTVRPIAVSLESFIELVSSRKAKKAHYELPTYLLVDEGNISDAHIGRRDKNYGYIKGIVFDRSFVFDYATKKRVPQLAEYAKDVGVDRKSLSRLLTLYWRNGQDKMALLPAFSKSGGSGRDREPTTKPLGAPKQPRTIAVNRADKFIVSDGDKKKFKKALKKYYLKESGLTLAKTYDNLLKDSYSKEIKLAVACGKPPLVPTQKQFSYWRTKLFSKEQIIKLRTSENDYLRNKRGVLGSIIDRSYLPGAHFEIDATVADVHIVSELRSQSVLGRPTIYIVADRASRMIVGMHVSLYHASWRAARQALTNSFLPKSDYCKGFGIDIEDSEWPCAHIPKELVCDNGEMIGVQPKKALTPMTQLSFTPPYRPDCKGVVEKRFDIINKEVLHELLGTTRGGQVVRGSGDPRKDAIYTLKEVTVEIIKAVLEHNRSILDGLAYSSPLLIENDLSPTPLNYWKIHVAKHRHELQSANSDDVIARLLPSAEVSMTLNGICFNRMYYSCSEVEELNLASVARSSGRWKLEARIDENTTNYIYVRLDKNREFVKCKLLPRSRMLSDKSMFESDFIQDWIDIKKEVTPISTASIDAHKHRQDATRQAKRRSEDAEKVSFRDKTVNTRQRRKGELEATTNMIASTPEPSTKNKVSAPLSTGNKVIPLPKGRKRRTSKGES; this comes from the coding sequence ATGGAGCTTACTAGAAATAGCGTTTGGAGTGTGAATGATTCGGATCTGCTTGAAGATGGGCTCTATCGTTTGCTGGATATCATGCAAGATGTTGAGTCTGTCATTTTATATTCGCTTACTGATACTTCAACAACGGTAAGGCCTATAGCAGTTTCACTAGAAAGCTTTATTGAACTCGTTTCTAGCCGTAAAGCCAAAAAAGCACATTATGAGTTGCCAACGTATCTTTTGGTTGATGAAGGCAATATTTCAGATGCACATATTGGTCGCCGAGATAAAAATTATGGTTACATCAAAGGTATTGTATTCGATCGATCCTTTGTTTTTGATTATGCGACTAAGAAACGCGTACCTCAGCTTGCTGAATATGCTAAAGACGTGGGTGTCGACCGTAAATCTCTATCTAGATTACTGACCTTATATTGGCGAAATGGACAGGACAAAATGGCTCTCTTGCCTGCCTTTTCGAAAAGTGGTGGCTCTGGGCGAGACAGAGAGCCAACAACTAAACCCTTGGGAGCACCAAAACAACCAAGAACTATAGCTGTTAATCGAGCAGACAAGTTTATTGTCAGTGATGGCGACAAGAAAAAATTCAAAAAGGCGTTAAAGAAATATTACCTCAAAGAATCAGGACTGACGCTGGCAAAAACTTATGACAACTTGCTCAAGGATAGCTATTCAAAAGAGATAAAATTAGCTGTAGCTTGTGGTAAGCCTCCTTTAGTCCCAACCCAAAAGCAGTTTAGTTATTGGCGAACAAAGCTATTTAGTAAAGAACAAATAATCAAACTACGAACCTCAGAGAATGATTACCTCAGAAATAAAAGAGGGGTGCTAGGCAGTATAATTGATCGAAGTTATTTACCTGGAGCTCACTTTGAAATTGATGCAACAGTTGCTGATGTACATATTGTCTCCGAACTTAGATCTCAAAGTGTCTTAGGACGCCCGACGATATATATCGTTGCAGACAGAGCAAGTCGGATGATAGTTGGTATGCATGTGTCACTCTATCATGCTTCATGGAGAGCGGCGCGTCAGGCATTAACAAATAGTTTCTTACCTAAATCTGATTACTGTAAGGGCTTTGGTATAGATATAGAGGATTCAGAATGGCCTTGCGCGCATATCCCTAAAGAGCTGGTTTGTGACAATGGCGAAATGATTGGGGTACAACCCAAAAAAGCGCTGACGCCAATGACTCAATTATCATTTACTCCACCATATAGACCTGACTGTAAAGGGGTAGTAGAGAAGCGATTTGATATTATCAATAAAGAAGTTCTTCATGAGCTATTGGGTACAACTAGAGGTGGTCAAGTTGTTAGAGGTAGTGGAGACCCTAGAAAAGATGCGATTTATACACTCAAAGAAGTTACGGTTGAAATAATAAAAGCTGTACTAGAACATAACCGTTCGATTCTTGATGGTTTGGCTTATTCTAGCCCTTTACTTATCGAGAATGACTTATCACCAACGCCGCTCAATTACTGGAAAATACATGTCGCAAAACATAGGCATGAACTTCAATCAGCTAATAGTGATGATGTTATTGCTAGATTATTACCTTCAGCAGAAGTCAGCATGACTCTAAATGGAATATGCTTCAATAGGATGTACTATTCATGTTCAGAAGTCGAAGAGCTTAATTTGGCATCCGTTGCAAGGTCATCTGGACGTTGGAAATTAGAAGCTCGTATTGACGAGAACACAACTAATTACATTTATGTTCGCTTAGATAAAAACAGAGAATTTGTTAAATGTAAGTTGTTACCTCGGAGTCGAATGTTGAGTGATAAATCTATGTTTGAATCAGACTTTATTCAGGATTGGATCGATATTAAGAAAGAGGTAACGCCAATATCGACAGCCTCAATTGATGCTCACAAGCACCGTCAGGATGCTACTCGACAAGCAAAGCGCAGAAGCGAAGATGCAGAGAAAGTCTCTTTTAGAGATAAAACTGTTAATACTCGTCAACGTCGAAAAGGAGAGCTAGAAGCAACCACAAATATGATTGCATCAACACCAGAACCTTCAACCAAGAATAAAGTGTCTGCTCCCTTATCTACCGGTAACAAAGTTATTCCGTTGCCAAAAGGTAGAAAAAGAAGAACAAGCAAAGGTGAGTCATGA
- a CDS encoding TnsA endonuclease N-terminal domain-containing protein, which translates to MGRGRKLESFKDFERALKNKYGIGQGFNYKPWLRIQDVKSKGTRSLIYGRKSQRDHHMMSSIESEHFYLAEFSNSVVDIREQFPLLPLNYTQKIAKTLGVEHPKHPQSKEPIIMTTDQLLTIDSPQGTTYHAISVKPEDDSGDLRVLEKIDIERVCWELLGVKFSYFTGNELTRVQSSNLHWATSPFRENPKVFSSDQVDCALSVLAIGQHFIEDLCNQLISMNITSDDDALLLIRFLIADKFIDVDLSTNISESGLIDVKYVAEHQGGILYGAY; encoded by the coding sequence ATGGGACGTGGACGAAAGCTAGAATCGTTTAAAGATTTTGAACGAGCATTAAAGAATAAATACGGGATTGGGCAAGGCTTTAATTACAAACCTTGGCTTAGGATTCAGGATGTAAAATCCAAAGGTACACGTTCACTGATCTATGGTAGAAAGTCTCAACGAGATCACCATATGATGTCTTCAATTGAAAGTGAGCATTTCTACCTTGCTGAGTTTTCAAATAGTGTGGTTGATATTAGAGAGCAATTTCCACTTCTTCCTTTAAATTACACGCAAAAAATAGCTAAAACACTTGGTGTAGAGCACCCTAAACACCCTCAATCTAAAGAGCCTATTATCATGACAACGGATCAGTTGCTCACGATAGACTCCCCTCAAGGCACTACATATCATGCAATTTCTGTAAAACCCGAAGATGACTCGGGTGATCTACGCGTACTTGAAAAAATAGATATCGAGCGAGTCTGTTGGGAATTGCTTGGAGTTAAGTTTAGCTACTTTACGGGAAATGAATTAACGAGAGTTCAAAGTAGTAACCTTCATTGGGCAACATCCCCTTTTCGTGAGAACCCGAAAGTTTTTTCTAGTGATCAGGTTGATTGTGCTCTCTCTGTTCTGGCTATTGGGCAACACTTTATTGAGGATCTATGTAATCAGCTAATATCAATGAATATTACATCTGATGATGATGCTCTATTGTTAATTCGTTTCCTCATAGCTGATAAATTTATTGATGTAGATCTATCGACTAACATCTCTGAATCTGGGCTTATTGATGTGAAGTATGTAGCCGAACACCAAGGAGGCATTCTATATGGAGCTTACTAG
- a CDS encoding BaiN/RdsA family NAD(P)/FAD-dependent oxidoreductase, with amino-acid sequence MSEKFDVIVIGAGAAGLMCAAEAGKRGRRVLVVDHAKKPGRKILISGGGRCNFTNYDVSANNFLCNNPHFVKSALSQYTNWDFISMVSKYGIEFEERDHGQLFCVNDHTAKDIVSMLLEECQQAKVEQRYRCDVHSIEKTDAGFKMHLNTDEVECDSLVVATGGLSMPKLGATPFGYKIAEQFGLSVMPTTAGLVPFTLHKEDKEAFAELSGIAIPAEITAQDGTLFKEALLFTHRGLSGPSVLQISSFWKAGQSVSINLVPEVDVAELLANSREKHPNQSLKNTLAKALPKRFVEVLIDRKELEDKPLKQFNEKQLNEIVEHLENWKIAPNGTEGYRTAEVTLGGVDTNHLSSKTMECKSVSGLYFIGEVMDVTGWLGGYNFQWCWSSGFAAGQWV; translated from the coding sequence ATGAGTGAAAAGTTTGATGTAATCGTAATTGGTGCGGGCGCCGCGGGCTTAATGTGTGCTGCGGAAGCGGGAAAACGCGGCCGACGAGTGCTGGTGGTTGATCATGCAAAGAAACCAGGCAGAAAAATTTTAATCTCAGGTGGCGGCCGTTGTAATTTCACTAACTATGATGTTTCAGCCAACAACTTCCTATGTAACAACCCTCACTTCGTGAAGTCTGCTTTATCTCAATACACCAACTGGGATTTTATCTCGATGGTGAGCAAGTACGGCATTGAGTTCGAAGAGCGCGATCATGGCCAACTGTTCTGTGTCAATGACCATACGGCAAAAGACATTGTGAGTATGTTGCTTGAAGAGTGTCAGCAGGCGAAAGTTGAACAGCGCTACCGTTGTGATGTTCACTCAATCGAAAAAACAGACGCTGGCTTTAAGATGCACCTTAATACCGACGAGGTTGAGTGTGACTCACTTGTTGTAGCAACGGGTGGTTTGTCGATGCCTAAACTAGGCGCAACCCCATTTGGCTATAAGATTGCTGAGCAGTTTGGTTTGTCTGTGATGCCGACTACTGCGGGTCTAGTGCCATTTACTCTGCATAAAGAAGACAAAGAAGCTTTCGCTGAGCTTTCAGGAATCGCGATTCCTGCGGAGATCACAGCGCAAGACGGTACCTTATTCAAAGAAGCGTTGCTGTTTACTCACCGCGGCTTATCTGGCCCTTCGGTACTGCAAATTTCTTCATTCTGGAAAGCGGGTCAGTCGGTTTCGATTAATCTAGTACCAGAAGTGGATGTGGCGGAGTTACTGGCTAACTCTCGCGAGAAGCACCCAAATCAGAGCCTGAAAAATACCTTAGCTAAAGCACTACCAAAGCGTTTCGTAGAGGTGCTGATTGATCGTAAAGAACTGGAAGACAAGCCGCTCAAACAGTTCAACGAAAAGCAGCTAAATGAAATTGTAGAACATCTAGAGAACTGGAAAATTGCGCCAAACGGAACCGAAGGCTACCGAACTGCCGAAGTGACTTTAGGCGGCGTCGATACTAACCACCTATCTTCAAAAACCATGGAGTGTAAGAGCGTGTCTGGCCTCTACTTCATCGGTGAAGTGATGGACGTAACAGGCTGGTTAGGAGGCTATAACTTCCAATGGTGCTGGAGTTCTGGCTTTGCAGCAGGCCAGTGGGTTTAA
- the uspB gene encoding universal stress protein UspB: MISGDTILFALMVVTCVNWARYFTALRTLIYIMREAHPLLYQQVDGGGFFTTHGNMTKQVRLFSYIKSKEYHHHHDEVFTSKCDRVRQLFILSSALLGVTLLSSFIV; the protein is encoded by the coding sequence ATGATCAGCGGCGACACTATTCTATTTGCACTAATGGTTGTGACTTGCGTGAACTGGGCGCGTTATTTTACTGCGCTAAGAACACTCATTTATATTATGCGAGAAGCGCATCCTCTGCTATATCAACAAGTAGACGGAGGCGGTTTCTTCACAACTCATGGCAATATGACCAAGCAGGTTCGACTGTTTAGTTACATCAAAAGCAAAGAGTATCACCATCATCACGACGAAGTTTTTACGTCGAAGTGCGATCGTGTAAGACAGTTATTCATACTTTCTTCTGCTCTGCTAGGTGTAACGTTGCTGTCTTCTTTCATCGTCTAA
- the ftnA gene encoding non-heme ferritin — MLSKTMVEQLNDQINLEFFSSNLYLQMSAWCEDKGFEGAAEFLRVHAVEEMEHMQRLFTYVSETGAMPILGAIEAPKHEFDSLGAVFRETYEHEQMITQKINKLAHVAFSTQDYSTFNFLQWYVAEQHEEEKLFKGVLDKLELVGEDGKALFFIDKDLAQLAKDGSSSIMEAPAV, encoded by the coding sequence ATGCTATCAAAAACTATGGTAGAGCAACTGAACGATCAAATTAATCTAGAATTTTTCTCATCCAACCTATACTTACAAATGAGTGCTTGGTGTGAAGACAAAGGATTTGAAGGTGCAGCAGAGTTTCTGCGTGTTCATGCAGTAGAAGAAATGGAACACATGCAGCGTCTTTTTACTTACGTAAGTGAGACAGGTGCAATGCCAATTTTAGGTGCGATTGAAGCGCCAAAACATGAATTTGATAGCCTTGGGGCTGTGTTCCGTGAAACTTACGAACATGAACAAATGATTACTCAAAAGATCAACAAACTGGCTCACGTTGCTTTCAGCACACAAGATTACTCTACCTTTAACTTCCTGCAATGGTACGTTGCAGAGCAACACGAAGAAGAGAAGTTGTTTAAAGGTGTATTGGATAAGCTAGAGCTTGTTGGTGAAGACGGTAAAGCACTGTTCTTTATTGATAAAGACCTAGCGCAATTGGCAAAAGATGGTTCATCTTCAATTATGGAAGCTCCTGCCGTTTAG
- the uspA gene encoding universal stress protein UspA, with protein sequence MSYKHILVAVDLSDDSKLLVDKAVALAKPLEAKVSFIHIDINYAELYTGLIDINMAETQHNAMEASRVQLQNFAEHAQYPITHTLVGSGDLSHELCDTINEFNVDLVVCGHHQDFWSKLLSSTRQLINASPVDMLVVPLRDSED encoded by the coding sequence ATGAGTTACAAACATATTTTGGTCGCAGTCGATTTATCAGATGACAGCAAATTACTTGTGGATAAAGCGGTAGCATTGGCTAAACCATTGGAAGCCAAAGTCTCTTTTATCCATATCGATATTAATTATGCAGAGCTCTATACTGGCCTAATTGATATCAACATGGCAGAAACCCAGCACAACGCGATGGAAGCATCTCGAGTTCAGCTGCAAAATTTCGCAGAACACGCTCAATACCCTATTACCCACACCTTAGTGGGCAGCGGCGACCTGAGCCATGAACTGTGTGACACCATCAATGAATTCAATGTTGATTTAGTGGTTTGTGGTCACCACCAAGATTTTTGGAGCAAGCTGCTCTCTTCAACACGACAACTGATCAATGCCTCGCCGGTTGATATGCTGGTCGTGCCTCTAAGAGATTCAGAAGACTAA
- a CDS encoding carboxylate/amino acid/amine transporter has translation MSYLASVTLLWAFSFSLIGVYLAGQVDSWFSVLMRVALAGIVFLPFLKFRGISRKLIAKLMAIGGIQLGLMYCFYYQSFLLLSVPEVLLFTVFTPIYVTLIYDFLKGQFSPWYLVTAAIAVLGAVFIKFAGINENFLVGFLVVQGANLCFAIGQVAYKVVMEKESTELPQRTVFGYFYLGALCVASVAFILLGNPEKLPTTTLQWGILIYLGLIASGLGYFMWNKGACMVNAGALAVMNNALVPAGLVVNILIWNRDVDLVRLAIGGAVILFSLFVNETWVKKRVARSTSNA, from the coding sequence ATGAGCTATTTAGCTAGTGTTACCCTCTTATGGGCCTTCTCTTTTAGCCTGATCGGCGTGTACCTTGCTGGTCAGGTTGATTCTTGGTTTTCTGTATTAATGCGTGTTGCCCTTGCTGGCATTGTATTTCTTCCTTTCCTGAAGTTTCGAGGTATCTCGCGCAAGCTGATCGCTAAGTTGATGGCTATTGGTGGTATCCAGCTTGGGCTGATGTACTGCTTCTATTACCAGTCTTTCTTGCTGCTATCCGTTCCTGAAGTCCTTCTGTTTACCGTTTTTACCCCAATTTACGTCACGCTTATTTATGACTTCCTCAAAGGACAATTCTCTCCGTGGTATTTAGTGACAGCGGCGATTGCTGTATTGGGCGCTGTATTCATTAAATTCGCGGGTATCAACGAAAACTTTTTAGTCGGTTTCCTCGTAGTCCAAGGTGCAAACCTGTGCTTTGCTATCGGCCAAGTTGCTTACAAAGTAGTGATGGAGAAGGAATCGACAGAGTTACCTCAGCGCACAGTATTTGGTTACTTCTATTTGGGTGCGTTATGCGTCGCTTCGGTTGCTTTCATACTCTTAGGTAACCCTGAGAAGCTGCCAACAACCACGCTTCAATGGGGCATCCTGATTTACCTTGGCTTGATTGCTTCAGGGCTAGGTTACTTTATGTGGAATAAAGGTGCATGCATGGTGAATGCTGGTGCACTGGCTGTAATGAACAACGCCTTAGTTCCAGCTGGCCTTGTGGTGAACATCCTGATTTGGAACAGAGACGTCGATTTGGTTCGATTGGCCATTGGCGGCGCGGTTATCTTGTTCTCTCTGTTCGTCAATGAGACATGGGTCAAAAAGCGTGTTGCGAGATCCACAAGCAACGCCTAA
- a CDS encoding class I SAM-dependent methyltransferase — protein sequence MQLQLICEDATQIDHLNDLATRWNLSHDESSDFALVLTCERLELRKVDEPKLGAIFVDLVGGAVGHRRKFGGGKGQAIAKAAGLNKGATPTILDGTAGLGRDAFVLASLGCKVQMVERHPVVAALLDDGLQRAQKDPDIGGWVSERMKLIHASSHDALDKLSNDPHFEQPDVVYLDPMYPHPENKKKSALVKKEMRVFQSLVGADLDADGLFEPAMKLATKRVVVKRPDYAAWLDEQKPSMAIETKKNRFDVYVKASMT from the coding sequence TTGCAACTACAACTGATTTGCGAAGATGCTACCCAAATCGATCATTTAAATGACTTAGCGACCCGTTGGAATTTATCTCATGATGAAAGCAGCGATTTTGCTTTGGTACTGACTTGCGAGCGACTTGAGCTACGTAAAGTCGATGAACCTAAGCTTGGCGCTATTTTTGTTGATTTAGTCGGCGGAGCGGTTGGCCATAGACGTAAGTTTGGTGGCGGTAAAGGTCAGGCAATTGCCAAAGCAGCGGGTTTAAACAAAGGCGCAACGCCAACTATTCTTGATGGTACTGCAGGCTTAGGGCGTGACGCGTTTGTATTGGCTTCGTTGGGCTGTAAAGTGCAGATGGTCGAGCGACATCCAGTTGTGGCTGCATTATTGGATGACGGCCTGCAGAGAGCACAAAAAGACCCTGACATCGGCGGTTGGGTTAGCGAACGTATGAAGTTGATTCACGCTTCAAGTCACGACGCGCTGGATAAACTCAGCAACGACCCTCACTTCGAACAGCCTGATGTGGTGTACCTCGATCCAATGTACCCACACCCAGAGAACAAGAAAAAGTCGGCTTTGGTTAAGAAAGAGATGCGTGTATTCCAATCTTTGGTTGGCGCCGATCTGGATGCCGATGGTTTATTTGAGCCTGCGATGAAGCTGGCAACGAAGCGCGTTGTGGTCAAAAGACCGGATTACGCAGCATGGTTAGACGAGCAAAAACCGAGCATGGCAATCGAAACTAAAAAAAATCGTTTTGATGTGTATGTGAAAGCATCAATGACCTAG